In Scomber japonicus isolate fScoJap1 chromosome 7, fScoJap1.pri, whole genome shotgun sequence, one genomic interval encodes:
- the ppat gene encoding amidophosphoribosyltransferase: MEFEESGIGEECGVFGCVAAGEWPTQLEVAQVLTLGLVALQHRGQESAGIVTSNGASPPTYAAHKGMGLVSTAFSPEALLKLRYGNLGICHTRYSTTGISELQNCQPFVVDTLHGKIAVAHNGELVNADALRKKVMRHGVGLSTSSDSELITQLLAFTPPMEEMDAPDWVARIKNLMTETPTSYSLLVMYKDVVYAVRDPYGNRPLCIGRVVPISKLHSPGAGEEDTEGWVVSSESCSFQSIGAKYYREVLPGEIVQISKHGVKSLSVVPRPEGDLPAFCIFEYVYFARPDSIFEGQMVYTVRQRCGRQLAIEAPTDADVVSTVPESATPAALGYAQQSGLPYIEVLCKNRYVGRTFIQPNTRLRQLGVAKKFGALTDNFAGKRVVLIDDSIVRGNTISPIIKLLKEAGATEVHIRVASPPIRFPCYMGINIPTKEELIANKPEFKDIAGYIGADSVQYLTVEGLVSAVQEGIASLQEKDTIGSNKSSRRVGHCTACLTGKYPVELEW, encoded by the exons GGGTCAGGAAAGTGCCGGGATTGTCACAAGCAATGGAGCCAGTCCACCAACATATGCAGCCCACAAG gggATGGGATTAGTGAGCACTGCTTTCTCACCCGAGGCTCTTCTGAAGCTGCGCTATGGTAACCTTGGTATTTGTCACACACGCTATTCAACTACTGGGATCTCAGAGTTGCAGAACTGCCAGCCCTTTGTGGTGGATACACTTCATGGCAAGATTGCTGTAGCACACAACGGAGAGTTAGTTAATGCTGACGCTCTGCGCAAAAAG GTGATGCGGCATGGTGTAGGCCTGTCCACCAGCTCTGACAGCGAGCTCATCACTCAGCTGCTGGCGTTTACTCCACCTATGGAGGAGATGGATGCACCAGACTGGGTTGCCAG GATTAAAAATCTGATGACTGAGACCCCCACATCGTACTCTCTGTTGGTGATGTACAAAGATGTTGTCTACGCTGTGCGCGACCCTTACGGAAATCGACCCCTGTGCATCGGCCGTGTTGTTCCCATCTCTAAACTGCACAGTCCAG gtgctggagaggaggacaCTGAGGGGTGGGTTGTTTCATCAGAGTCCTGCAGCTTTCAGTCCATTGGTGCTAA GTATTACAGAGAGGTCCTACCAGGAGAGATAGTCCAGATATCAAAGCATGGGGTCAAGTCTCTGAGTGTTGTCCCTCGCCCTGAGGGAGACCTTCCTGCCTTCTGCATATTTGAATATGTTTACTTTGCCAGACCAGACTCTATTTTTGAAG GACAGATGGTCTATACTGTCAGGCAGCGCTGTGGACGGCAGTTAGCCATCGAGGCTCCAACAGATGCAGACGTGGTCAGCACTGTGCCAGAGTCTGCAACCCCTGCTGCCCTGGGTTACGCTCAGCAG TCTGGGCTGCCGTATATAGAGGTTTTGTGTAAGAACCGCTACGTCGGCAGAACATTCATTCAGCCAAATACCCGCTTAAGGCAGCTTGGAGTTGCCAAGAAGTTTGGGGCATTGACAGACAACTTTGCAGGGAAACGAGTGGTTCTAATTGACGACTCCATCGTCCGAGGCAACACCATCTCCCCCATTATAAAACTGCTGAAGGAAGCTGGTGCAACAGAG GTCCATATCAGAGTTGCCTCTCCACCCATCAGGTTTCCTTGCTACATGGGCATCAACATTCCTACAAAGGAGGAGCTCATTGCCAACAAGCCAGAGTTTAAGGACATTGCTGGATACATCG gtgCTGACAGTGTTCAGTATCTGACTGTGGAGGGGTTGGTGTCAGCTGTCCAGGAGGGAATCGCCTCCCTCCAGGAGAAAGACACAATCGGCTCCAACAAGTCCAGCAGGAGAGTGGGTCACTGCACCGCCTGTCTGACTGGGAAATATCCAGTGGAGCTGGAGTGGTAA
- the si:dkeyp-117h8.4 gene encoding uncharacterized protein si:dkeyp-117h8.4, which produces MRKDSELDFMNGDCEPNESRVSTRQACLEDDEMSSSDSTKLTLNSSEASQRTMSELDLQPEDQDEELEMSLNNQGSSLVQLYPSMIAQIERAWQRQHVYEAGDSVLRRYRKWRRTPSRINLNITFEVTQRGAKNKPKKKSSETILEETFHSPPKRQFPGTSNRAPETSPLRKVTSPQERYTLLQSPGRDRGTPRRKTPQPVLVMDFSCASETSESERSLLKNTFNVAQLSPPSYSQSSSYTVSPRPHCPSASSDPSLRFKRLPLSAHSAQNAGCSRYETICVKEGSDIYGSPVRQSPLKARMMMTSEGLGRSPPTHAFSRSPKSDSVSYSREPMRSRSMAMFLSSPSKKTNMPLWMIHPQESHHSFQSQQHSPPTHAFSRSPKSDSVSYSREHARSRSIAMCLTSPLKKPGMPRSMIHPQESHHSFKSQQHSPLSVTAAGRHKVRRHLSLGSTLPQSPISYSQKELDDDFAKVYHKFVCLNKSSLFRGASCRLCTRSSETSRGHSSSALAALALSPHRSVLRKRHRELDWDSHPQSKRFREMHCTYSPGSKRHGKEMLTQFTQQPSAEARQFAWIPLRLRRRAAEFSGLGGSLESKWQLATSEENGGEHNRKYINYGKAFSKRSLNKYWCGK; this is translated from the exons ATGAGAAAAGACTCTGAG TTGGACTTCATGAATGGAGATTGTGAACCTAATGAGAGTCGTGTTTCCACTAGACAAGCTTGTCTGGAGGATGATG AGATGTCAAGCAGTGACAGTACCAAGCTGACTCTGAACTCTTCAGAGGCGAGTCAGAGAACCATGTCTGAGCTGGACCTCCAGCCCGAGGATCAAGATGAAGAACTGGAAATGTCCCTGAACAATCAAGGCAGCTCTCTGGTGCAGCTCTACCCCAGCATGATCGCTCAAATAGAGAGGGCTTGGCAACGGCAGCATGTCTACGAGGCTGGCGACTCGGTGCTCAGAAGGTACCGCAAGTGGCGACGGACGCCGAGCAGAATCAACTTAAACATCACCTTCGAGGTCACACAGAGGGGTGCCaaaaacaagccaaaaaaaaagagcagcgAGACCATTCTCGAGGAGACTTTCCACAGCCCTCCGAAAAGGCAATTCCCAGGAACGTCCAACAGAGCTCCTGAAACATCTCCGCTGCGTAAAGTAACCAGCCCGCAGGAGAGGTACACACTGCTGCAGTCTCctgggagggacagaggaaccCCGAGAAGAAAGACGCCCCAGCCTGTCCTCGTTATGGACTTCTCTTGCGCCTCTGAGACTTCGGAATCAGAAAGGAGCTTGCTGAAAAATACCTTCAATGTGGCGCagctctcccctccttcctactCACAGTCCTCGTCTTACACCGTCAGTCCACGACCTCACTGCCCCTCTGCATCCTCAGACCCGTCGCTTAGGTTTAAGCGGCTTCCTCTGTCTGCACACTCAGCGCAGAATGCTGGCTGCTCCAGATATGAAACAATCTGTGTTAAAGAGGGGTCTGACATTTATGGCTCCCCAGTCAGGCAGAGCCCCTTAAAAGCAAGGATGATGATGACCAGCGAAGGCCTTGGTAGATCACCTCCAACTCATGCCTTTTCCAGAAGCCCCAAATCAGATTCTGTAAGCTATTCCAGAGAGCCTATGAGGTCCAGATCGATGGCaatgtttctttcctccccttcaaAAAAAACTAATATGCCACTATGGATGATTCACCCTCAAGAGTCCCATCATTCCTTCCAGTCACAACAGCACTCCCCTCCAACTCATGCCTTTTCCAGAAGCCCCAAATCAGATTCTGTAAGCTATTCCAGAGAGCATGCGAGGTCCAGATCAATCGCAATGTGTCTGACCTCCCCTTTAAAGAAGCCTGGTATGCCACGAAGTATGATTCACCCTCAAGAGTCCCATCATTCCTTCAAGTCACAGCAGCACTCGCCTCTTTCAGTCACAGCAGCAGGTCGTCACAAGGTCCGCCGGCACCTGTCCTTAGGCTCCACCCTGCCACAGAGCCCCATCTCTTACTCCCAGAAAGAGCTCGACGACGACTTCGCTAAAGTCTACCACAAGTTTGTCTGCCTGAACAAATCTTCCCTCTTTCGCGGTGCCTCCTGTCGATTGTGCACAAGAAGCTCTGAGACCAGCAGAGGACACTCTTCCTCGGCTCTGGCAGCACTTGCTCTGTCGCCCCACCGCTCCGTTTTAAGGAAACGCCACAGGGAGTTAGACTGGGACAGCCACCCCCAGTCCAAACGCTTCAGGGAGATGCACTGCACATACTCCCCAGGGTCCAAACGCCATGGCAAAGAGATGCTGACCCAGTTCACCCAGCAGCCCTCAGCAGAGGCACGTCAGTTTGCCTGGATCCCTCTGCGCTTGCGTAGACGTGCAGCTGAATTTTCTGGCCTGG GAGGTTCACTTGAGAGCAAATGGCAGCTGGCTACTTCAGAAG AAAATGGTGGTGAACACAACAGGAAATACATCAATTATGGAAAAGCCTTCTCCAAAAGGTCCCTCAATAAGTACTGGTGTGGAAAATAA